A region from the Paraburkholderia youngii genome encodes:
- a CDS encoding glycogen/starch/alpha-glucan phosphorylase, giving the protein MTTVDLEFDQLHSTVDALRRSISNRMMYGVGKDAITAHPHDWLHAAALAVRDRLVARWMKTTRLQYEQDVKRVYYLSMEFLIGRTFTNALLALGIHDQMKEALASLGVDMDALIDIEPDAALGNGGLGRLAACFLDSMATLGIPGFGYGIRYQYGMFRQEIVNGEQVEAPDYWLRAGNPWEFPRPEIKYMVHFGGRTVQRGEKTEWIDTEHVNATAYDTVIPGYATDATNTLRLWSARATEELDLGAFNRGDYRNAVDTKNMSENVSRLLYPDDSTPAGRELRLRQEYFFVSATMQDLIRRYQRTHSTFGRFSEKVAVHLNDTHPVLAIPELMRLLVDVHNLPWDKAWKHVTQIFSYTNHTLMPEALETWDVEMLSRLLPRHLEIIFEINAQFLKHVSEQSGHDVDMIRRISLVDEYGQRRVRMAYLAIVASHKVNGVSKLHSQLMTRDIFSDFARLYPDRFTNVTNGITPRRWLAQASPSLSSLIDARIGTHWRSNLFELEQLRNLRKDDEFVDAFREAKRQAKLRLVHRLAQHTKLHFDPNALFDLQVKRIHEYKRQLLNVLHVIVRYNEIRANPERDWVPRVVLFAGKAASAYRMAKTIIKLIGDVSEKVNHDPLIGNRLKVVFVPNYGVSVAELIIPAADLSEQISMAGTEASGTGNMKLALNGALTIGTMDGANIEICDAVGRENIFIFGHSADEVDDLRASGYRPRRIYEENEALRTALDQIRTGFFSPDDPLRFSDIFHTLVDWGDHYMVLADFDAFAKAQNAVDARFVNKHAWAESAIENVAGMGLFSSDRTIGEYARNIWRVNPLSLD; this is encoded by the coding sequence ATGACGACCGTCGATCTGGAATTCGACCAGCTCCACAGTACCGTCGACGCGCTACGGCGCTCAATTTCGAATCGCATGATGTATGGCGTCGGCAAGGACGCCATCACCGCTCACCCGCACGATTGGCTGCATGCGGCCGCGCTGGCCGTGCGCGACCGGCTCGTCGCGCGCTGGATGAAGACCACGCGCCTGCAATACGAGCAGGACGTGAAGCGGGTCTACTACCTGTCGATGGAGTTTCTGATCGGCAGGACCTTTACCAACGCGCTGCTCGCGCTCGGTATTCACGATCAGATGAAGGAGGCGCTCGCGAGCCTCGGCGTCGACATGGACGCGCTGATCGATATCGAACCCGACGCCGCGCTCGGCAACGGCGGCCTCGGCCGGCTCGCCGCGTGCTTTCTCGACTCGATGGCGACGCTCGGCATTCCGGGCTTCGGCTACGGCATCCGTTACCAGTACGGCATGTTCCGTCAGGAAATCGTCAACGGCGAGCAGGTCGAGGCGCCCGACTACTGGCTGCGCGCCGGTAACCCCTGGGAATTTCCGCGGCCCGAGATCAAGTACATGGTGCACTTCGGCGGCCGTACCGTGCAGCGCGGCGAGAAGACCGAATGGATCGACACCGAGCACGTGAACGCGACCGCGTACGACACCGTGATCCCCGGCTACGCGACCGACGCGACCAACACGCTGCGCCTGTGGTCCGCGCGCGCGACCGAGGAGCTCGACCTCGGCGCATTCAATCGCGGCGACTACCGCAACGCGGTCGACACCAAGAACATGTCGGAGAACGTGTCGCGGCTGCTCTATCCGGACGACTCGACGCCGGCCGGCCGCGAGTTGCGGCTGCGCCAGGAGTACTTCTTCGTATCGGCGACGATGCAGGATCTGATCCGCCGCTATCAGCGCACGCACAGCACGTTCGGACGCTTCTCGGAGAAGGTCGCGGTGCATCTGAACGACACGCACCCGGTGCTCGCGATTCCCGAGCTGATGCGCCTGCTCGTCGACGTGCATAACCTGCCGTGGGACAAGGCGTGGAAACACGTGACGCAGATCTTCTCGTACACGAATCACACGCTGATGCCCGAGGCGCTCGAAACATGGGATGTCGAAATGCTGTCGCGCCTGCTGCCGCGCCATCTCGAGATCATCTTCGAAATCAATGCGCAGTTTCTGAAGCATGTCAGCGAACAGTCGGGTCATGACGTCGATATGATCCGCCGCATTTCGCTCGTCGACGAATACGGGCAGCGGCGCGTGCGCATGGCCTATCTGGCGATCGTCGCGAGCCACAAGGTCAACGGGGTGTCGAAGCTGCATTCGCAGCTGATGACGCGCGACATCTTCTCCGACTTCGCGCGCCTCTATCCCGACCGCTTCACCAACGTGACCAACGGCATCACGCCGCGCCGCTGGCTCGCGCAGGCGAGTCCGTCGCTGTCGTCGCTGATCGATGCGCGCATCGGTACGCATTGGCGCAGCAATCTGTTCGAGCTCGAGCAGCTGCGCAATCTGCGCAAGGACGACGAGTTCGTCGACGCGTTCCGTGAGGCCAAACGACAGGCCAAGCTGCGGCTCGTGCACCGGCTCGCGCAGCACACCAAGCTGCACTTCGATCCGAACGCGCTGTTCGATCTGCAGGTCAAGCGCATTCACGAATACAAGCGCCAGTTGCTCAACGTGCTGCACGTGATCGTGCGCTACAACGAGATTCGCGCGAATCCGGAGCGCGACTGGGTGCCGCGCGTCGTGCTGTTCGCGGGCAAGGCCGCGTCCGCGTACCGGATGGCCAAGACGATCATCAAGCTGATCGGCGACGTCAGCGAGAAGGTCAATCACGATCCGCTGATCGGCAACAGGCTGAAGGTCGTGTTCGTGCCGAACTACGGCGTGAGCGTGGCCGAGCTGATCATTCCGGCGGCCGATCTGTCGGAGCAGATTTCGATGGCCGGCACCGAGGCGTCGGGCACCGGCAACATGAAGCTCGCGCTCAATGGCGCATTGACGATCGGCACGATGGACGGCGCGAACATCGAAATCTGCGACGCGGTGGGGCGCGAGAACATCTTCATCTTCGGCCACAGCGCCGACGAGGTGGACGATCTGCGCGCAAGCGGCTACAGGCCGCGGCGGATTTACGAGGAAAACGAAGCATTACGCACCGCGCTCGATCAGATTCGCACGGGCTTCTTCTCGCCGGACGATCCGCTGCGCTTCTCCGATATCTTTCACACACTGGTCGATTGGGGCGATCACTATATGGTGCTCGCCGATTTCGATGCGTTCGCGAAGGCGCAGAACGCAGTGGATGCGCGTTTCGTCAACAAGCACGCGTGGGCCGAAAGCGCGATCGAGAACGTCGCGGGGATGGGGCTGTTCTCGTCGGATCGCACGATCGGCGAGTATGCGCGCAATATCTGGCGCGTGAATCCGCTCAGTCTGGACTGA
- a CDS encoding DUF6232 family protein, translating into MEIPFNDRGVSVTRNALSAAGQVFPLRDIVDVRVMTVQKNKVVPLVISAAGLIGAIVGGVLQSASGLVSGAMLVVVGWLTWVTQDVTHRLMVKTADGEREALMSTDREFVERVGEAVHWAKAAAAAPKT; encoded by the coding sequence ATGGAAATCCCATTCAACGATCGCGGCGTGTCGGTCACGCGCAACGCCCTCTCGGCCGCGGGTCAGGTCTTCCCGCTGCGCGATATCGTCGACGTGCGGGTCATGACCGTGCAGAAGAACAAGGTCGTGCCGCTCGTGATCTCGGCGGCGGGGCTGATCGGCGCGATCGTCGGCGGTGTGCTGCAGTCGGCTTCGGGACTCGTATCCGGGGCGATGCTGGTCGTGGTCGGCTGGCTGACCTGGGTGACTCAGGACGTCACGCATCGGTTGATGGTCAAGACGGCCGACGGTGAGCGCGAGGCGCTGATGAGCACGGATCGCGAGTTCGTCGAACGCGTCGGCGAGGCCGTGCATTGGGCGAAGGCCGCGGCCGCCGCGCCGAAGACATGA
- a CDS encoding MFS transporter, with product MSAANRRAMAAIMLAVALATLDTAIANTALPAIAGDLHAAPAASVWIINAYQLAMVATLLPLAALGDIVGHRRIYIGGIALFTLSSLGCALAPTLPLLAAARIVQGLGASAIMSVNTALIRYLYPPHRLGRGLGTNALIVGVSFAVGPTVASLILSVATWPWLFAVNVPLGVLALSFAMPALPHTAQGRHQFDPLAALLNVVTFAALIFALGEAAQRASMQIVLSAAAVAVAFGLLLIRREAGHSAPMLPVDLFKRPVFALSAVTAVCSFAAQSLAFVSLPFYFEDVLLRSQVETGFLMTPWPVVVALAAPLAGGLSDRYPPGLLGAVGLAVLSAGMASLAMLPAHPHVLDIGIRMAICGAGFGFFQSPNLKALMASAPPERSGGASGIVATARLIGQATGAALVALCFGIAGRQHGPTLALGLGAFFAGAASLASGLRLFAPSHRAGVQAKAAVK from the coding sequence ATGTCGGCCGCCAATCGCCGCGCGATGGCCGCGATCATGCTCGCCGTCGCGCTCGCCACGCTCGATACCGCGATCGCCAACACCGCGCTGCCCGCGATCGCCGGCGACCTGCACGCGGCGCCGGCCGCGTCGGTCTGGATCATCAACGCGTATCAGCTCGCGATGGTCGCGACGCTGCTGCCGCTCGCCGCGCTCGGCGATATCGTCGGGCATCGGCGTATCTATATCGGCGGCATCGCGCTGTTCACGCTGAGTTCGCTCGGCTGCGCTCTGGCGCCGACGCTGCCGCTGCTCGCCGCCGCGCGCATCGTGCAGGGCCTGGGCGCCAGCGCGATCATGAGCGTCAACACCGCGCTGATCCGCTATCTGTACCCGCCGCATCGGCTCGGTCGCGGGCTCGGCACCAATGCGCTGATCGTCGGCGTGTCGTTCGCGGTCGGGCCGACGGTGGCGTCGCTGATTCTGTCGGTCGCAACGTGGCCGTGGCTGTTCGCGGTCAACGTGCCGCTCGGCGTCCTCGCGCTGAGCTTTGCGATGCCGGCGCTGCCGCATACCGCGCAGGGCCGGCATCAGTTCGATCCGCTGGCGGCGCTGCTCAACGTGGTCACGTTCGCCGCGCTGATCTTCGCGCTCGGCGAGGCGGCGCAACGCGCGTCGATGCAGATCGTGCTCAGCGCCGCGGCGGTCGCCGTCGCGTTCGGGCTGCTACTGATTCGCCGCGAGGCGGGTCACTCCGCGCCGATGCTGCCCGTCGATCTGTTCAAGCGGCCGGTGTTCGCGCTGTCGGCGGTGACGGCCGTCTGCTCGTTCGCCGCGCAGAGCCTCGCATTCGTGTCGCTGCCGTTCTATTTCGAGGACGTGCTGCTGCGCAGCCAGGTCGAAACCGGCTTCCTGATGACGCCGTGGCCCGTCGTGGTCGCGCTTGCCGCGCCGCTCGCGGGCGGCCTGTCGGACCGCTATCCGCCGGGGCTGCTCGGCGCGGTCGGGCTCGCGGTGCTGTCGGCGGGGATGGCCTCGCTGGCGATGCTGCCCGCCCATCCGCACGTGCTCGACATCGGCATCCGCATGGCGATCTGCGGCGCGGGCTTCGGCTTTTTCCAGTCGCCGAACCTGAAGGCGCTGATGGCGAGCGCGCCGCCGGAGCGCAGCGGCGGCGCCAGCGGCATCGTCGCGACCGCGCGGCTAATCGGCCAGGCGACCGGTGCCGCGCTGGTCGCGCTGTGCTTCGGCATCGCCGGACGCCAGCATGGGCCGACGCTCGCGCTCGGCCTCGGCGCATTCTTTGCCGGCGCGGCGAGCCTCGCGAGCGGCTTGCGGCTCTTCGCGCCATCGCATCGCGCGGGCGTGCAGGCGAAGGCGGCGGTCAAGTGA
- a CDS encoding DUF938 domain-containing protein, whose protein sequence is MTDARQHSPSAERNREPILAVLRDALPARGRVLEIASGTGEHAIWFADALPGLDWQPSDADEEARESIAAWTAHAGLANVRAPLALDVHQPDWGVDALDAVVCINMIHISPWSAAQALIDGAGRRLVDGGVLYLYGPYRRGGAHTAPSNEAFEQWLKSRNPEWGVRDMEAVVALGDAAGLTCERVVAMPANNFSLVFRKRAG, encoded by the coding sequence ATGACCGATGCCCGGCAACATTCGCCATCCGCCGAACGCAATCGCGAACCGATCCTCGCCGTGCTGCGCGATGCGCTGCCGGCGCGCGGCCGCGTGCTCGAAATCGCGAGCGGCACCGGTGAGCACGCGATCTGGTTCGCCGACGCGCTGCCCGGTCTCGACTGGCAGCCGAGCGATGCGGACGAAGAAGCACGCGAGTCGATTGCCGCGTGGACCGCGCACGCGGGGCTCGCGAACGTGCGCGCGCCGCTCGCGCTCGACGTGCATCAGCCGGACTGGGGCGTCGATGCGCTCGACGCGGTGGTCTGCATCAACATGATCCACATCTCGCCGTGGAGCGCGGCGCAGGCACTCATCGACGGCGCGGGGCGGCGGCTCGTCGACGGCGGCGTGCTCTATCTATATGGTCCTTACCGCCGCGGCGGCGCGCATACGGCACCGAGCAACGAAGCGTTCGAGCAGTGGCTGAAGAGTCGCAATCCCGAATGGGGCGTGCGCGATATGGAAGCGGTCGTTGCGCTCGGTGACGCGGCGGGGCTCACGTGCGAACGGGTGGTCGCGATGCCCGCGAACAACTTCAGTCTGGTGTTCAGGAAGCGGGCAGGGTAG
- the gltS gene encoding sodium/glutamate symporter, producing MTVGVYATLVATSLVLLLGEKLVQWIGVLRTYSIPAPVAGGLIVAICVLIARITIHVQVRFDSTLQAPLMLAFFSTIGLNAHLSNLKAGGPVLIRFLALVSGLLILQNVIGILLAFALGVDPLLGILGGSVTMSGGHGTGAAWSQVFTERHGLESATEIAIGCATFGLVMGGVLGGPVARLLMRRISADELLRVQQLADETLVFEEPKAEQATTPAAIITTLALISICLAGGEVFADWIADTVFELPTFVCTLFIGVILNNVLALMRVRIDQHAVALVGNVALALFLAMALMRLDLWELAALALPIISILAAQTLLMALYAIFITFPAMGRNYDAVVLCAAQCGLGLGATPTAIANMQAITNRFGHSHIAFLIVPMTGAFFMDIVNAIVIKLFLTLPFFH from the coding sequence ATGACTGTCGGCGTATATGCCACGCTGGTCGCGACGTCTCTCGTGCTGCTGCTCGGCGAAAAGCTCGTGCAATGGATCGGCGTGCTCCGAACCTATTCGATTCCGGCGCCGGTGGCAGGCGGGCTCATCGTCGCGATCTGCGTGCTGATCGCACGCATCACCATCCACGTGCAGGTCAGGTTCGATTCGACGCTGCAGGCGCCGCTGATGCTCGCGTTCTTCTCGACGATCGGCCTGAATGCGCATCTGTCGAATCTGAAGGCGGGCGGGCCGGTGTTGATCCGCTTTCTCGCGCTGGTCAGCGGGCTGCTGATCCTGCAGAACGTGATCGGCATCCTGCTCGCGTTCGCGCTCGGCGTCGATCCGCTGCTCGGCATTCTCGGCGGCTCCGTCACGATGTCGGGCGGGCACGGCACCGGCGCCGCGTGGAGCCAGGTCTTCACCGAACGTCACGGGCTGGAGTCGGCGACCGAAATCGCGATCGGCTGTGCGACCTTTGGCCTCGTGATGGGCGGCGTGCTCGGCGGTCCGGTCGCGCGTCTGCTGATGCGGCGGATCAGCGCCGACGAATTGCTGCGCGTCCAGCAGCTAGCGGACGAAACGCTGGTCTTCGAAGAACCGAAGGCGGAGCAGGCCACCACGCCCGCCGCGATCATCACGACGCTCGCGCTGATCTCGATCTGCCTCGCGGGCGGCGAAGTGTTTGCCGACTGGATCGCGGACACCGTGTTCGAATTGCCGACGTTCGTCTGCACGCTGTTCATCGGCGTGATCCTGAACAACGTGCTCGCGCTCATGCGTGTGCGGATCGACCAGCACGCGGTCGCGCTGGTCGGCAACGTCGCGCTCGCGCTTTTTCTCGCGATGGCGCTGATGCGCCTCGACCTATGGGAGCTTGCCGCGCTCGCGTTGCCGATCATCTCGATCCTCGCGGCGCAGACGCTGCTGATGGCGCTCTATGCGATCTTCATCACGTTTCCCGCGATGGGCCGCAACTACGACGCGGTCGTGTTGTGCGCGGCGCAATGCGGGCTCGGACTTGGCGCGACGCCGACCGCGATCGCGAACATGCAGGCGATCACGAACCGCTTCGGCCATTCCCATATCGCGTTCCTGATCGTGCCGATGACGGGCGCGTTTTTCATGGACATCGTCAACGCGATCGTGATCAAACTGTTTCTCACGCTGCCGTTTTTCCATTGA
- the ltaE gene encoding low-specificity L-threonine aldolase, with product MIDLRSDTVTRPTPPMLAAMSAAEVGDDVWGDDPTVLRLQATLAERTGKEAGLFFPSGTQSNLAALMAHCARGDEYIVGQLAHTYKYEGGGAAVLGSIQPQPLENAADGSIPLDKISAAIKPIDDHFARTRLLALENTIGGKVLPAQYVADATQLARERGLATHLDGARVFNAAVASGKPVAALAEPFDSVSICFSKGLGAPVGSVLVGSRALIDVAHRWRKVLGGGMRQAGVLAAACLYALDHNVERLADDHANAAHLAAGLETIEQVKVQSVATNMVFAQFPQQHCAPLEAWLKERGILTQMLYASRFVTHMDVSRDDIDTFIGAVKGFFAAR from the coding sequence ATGATCGATTTGCGCAGCGATACCGTTACCCGCCCGACTCCGCCGATGCTCGCGGCGATGTCGGCGGCCGAAGTCGGCGACGACGTCTGGGGCGACGACCCCACCGTACTGCGTCTGCAGGCCACGCTGGCCGAGCGCACCGGCAAGGAAGCGGGGCTGTTCTTCCCGAGCGGCACGCAAAGCAACCTCGCCGCGTTGATGGCGCACTGCGCGCGCGGCGACGAATACATCGTCGGCCAGCTTGCGCACACCTACAAATACGAGGGCGGTGGCGCGGCCGTGCTCGGCAGCATCCAGCCGCAGCCGCTCGAAAACGCCGCCGACGGCTCGATCCCGCTCGACAAGATCTCCGCCGCGATCAAGCCGATCGACGATCACTTCGCGCGCACGCGGCTGCTCGCGCTAGAAAACACGATCGGCGGCAAGGTGCTGCCGGCTCAGTACGTCGCCGACGCGACGCAGCTCGCGCGCGAGCGCGGCCTCGCGACCCACCTCGACGGCGCGCGCGTGTTCAACGCGGCGGTCGCGTCGGGCAAGCCGGTCGCGGCGCTCGCCGAGCCGTTCGATTCGGTGTCGATCTGCTTTTCGAAGGGACTGGGCGCGCCGGTCGGCTCGGTGCTGGTCGGCAGCCGCGCGCTGATCGACGTCGCGCATCGCTGGCGCAAGGTGCTCGGCGGCGGCATGCGCCAGGCTGGGGTGCTCGCGGCCGCCTGCCTGTATGCGCTCGATCACAACGTCGAGCGTCTTGCCGACGATCACGCGAACGCCGCGCATCTGGCGGCGGGGCTGGAGACCATCGAGCAGGTGAAGGTGCAGTCGGTCGCAACGAACATGGTGTTCGCGCAGTTTCCGCAGCAGCATTGCGCGCCGCTCGAGGCATGGCTCAAGGAGCGCGGCATCCTCACGCAGATGCTGTATGCATCGCGCTTCGTCACGCACATGGATGTGTCGCGCGACGATATCGACACGTTCATTGGTGCGGTTAAGGGGTTCTTCGCGGCACGTTGA
- a CDS encoding cupin domain-containing protein has product MKIIRSKSFTAPRAWGALDIANMNGITTRLHWTDQPYKWHVNDGEEVFAVLDGRVEMRYREDGVERSTVLETGDVFHATVGTEHVAHPLGAARVLVVETQGSV; this is encoded by the coding sequence ATGAAGATCATCCGCAGCAAAAGCTTTACCGCGCCGCGCGCCTGGGGCGCGCTCGACATCGCGAACATGAACGGCATCACCACGCGTCTGCATTGGACCGACCAGCCGTACAAGTGGCACGTGAACGACGGCGAGGAAGTGTTCGCCGTGCTCGACGGGCGCGTCGAGATGCGCTATCGCGAAGACGGCGTCGAACGTTCGACGGTGCTCGAAACCGGCGACGTGTTCCACGCGACGGTCGGCACCGAGCATGTTGCGCATCCGCTCGGCGCGGCACGGGTGCTGGTCGTCGAAACGCAGGGAAGCGTCTGA
- a CDS encoding DUF4148 domain-containing protein, with product MKTLISAVAIAAALVVPVASFAQASQPVTRAEVRAQLIQLEQAGYNPSANDVNYPADLQAAQARVDAQRGTAVAANRADTSGYGAPAAGTSQAGHAVVPAKANRNSVYFGS from the coding sequence ATGAAGACCCTGATTTCCGCAGTTGCAATCGCCGCCGCCCTCGTTGTTCCGGTCGCTTCGTTCGCTCAAGCCAGCCAGCCGGTGACGCGCGCTGAGGTTCGCGCTCAACTGATCCAACTCGAACAGGCCGGCTACAACCCGTCCGCCAACGACGTCAACTACCCGGCCGACCTCCAGGCAGCGCAAGCACGCGTCGATGCGCAGCGCGGCACGGCCGTCGCAGCCAACCGCGCGGACACCAGCGGCTACGGCGCTCCGGCTGCCGGCACGTCGCAAGCAGGCCACGCCGTCGTTCCGGCGAAGGCCAACCGTAACTCGGTGTACTTCGGCAGCTGA
- a CDS encoding pyridoxamine 5'-phosphate oxidase family protein yields MLTTIEQLEALYAQPAERSLRKEIPYVNDDYRAFIAAAPFAVLATSGPAGLDCSPRGDAPGFVRVVDARTLALPDRPGNNRLDSLRNVIGDPRLALLFVIPGVGETLRVNGRGRISNDAALLDSFAVDGKLPRTVLLIDVESVYFHCSKAIVRSRLWDPARHIERSQLPSTGAILQHIFAANDGEKFDAAAYDRELPERVRATLY; encoded by the coding sequence ATGCTGACGACGATCGAACAACTCGAAGCCCTCTACGCACAGCCAGCCGAGCGCTCGCTGCGCAAAGAGATCCCCTATGTCAACGACGACTACCGCGCGTTCATCGCGGCCGCGCCGTTCGCGGTGCTCGCGACGAGCGGCCCCGCCGGTCTCGACTGCTCGCCGCGCGGCGATGCGCCGGGCTTCGTGCGGGTCGTCGACGCACGCACGCTCGCGCTGCCGGACCGCCCCGGCAACAACCGGCTCGACAGCTTGCGCAACGTCATCGGCGATCCGCGCCTCGCGCTGCTGTTCGTGATCCCCGGTGTCGGCGAGACCTTGCGAGTGAACGGCCGCGGCCGAATCTCGAACGACGCGGCGCTGCTGGACAGTTTCGCCGTCGACGGTAAACTGCCGCGCACCGTGCTGCTGATCGACGTCGAGTCCGTGTACTTTCATTGCTCGAAGGCGATCGTGCGCTCGCGGCTGTGGGACCCGGCGCGGCATATCGAGCGCTCGCAACTGCCGAGCACGGGCGCGATCCTGCAACACATCTTCGCCGCGAACGATGGCGAAAAGTTCGACGCGGCCGCCTACGATCGCGAGCTTCCCGAACGCGTGCGCGCCACGCTGTACTAA
- the gndA gene encoding NADP-dependent phosphogluconate dehydrogenase, whose amino-acid sequence MSKQAIGVVGLAVMGRNLALNIESRGHAVSVYNRSRAKTDELIAEFPDRKLVPAFTLEEFVDSLEKPRRILMMVKAGEPTDATIASLKPLLEKGDILIDGGNTPFTDTIRRNQELAKAGLHFIGTGVSGGEEGALKGPSIMPGGPRDAYDLVAPILTEIAAKAPDGEPCVAYMGPDGAGHFVKMVHNGIEYGDMQLIAESYAVLKQVVGLSNEELGKVYTEWNQGELDSYLIEITSKIFSKKDDETGKDLVDVILDRAAQKGTGKWTSQNALDLGAPLPLITEAVFARVLSSLKTQRVAASKVLEGPRAKPLEGAKEAFIESVRRALYFSKVISYAQGFAQLRAASEEYKWDLDYGTIAKIFRAGCIIRARFLQKITDAYTKDKALANLLLDPYFRDIAKNYQAALREVVVAAVNAGVPVPAFASAIAYFDAYRSERLPANLVQAQRDFFGAHTFERIDKPGSFHAQWS is encoded by the coding sequence ATGAGCAAACAGGCAATCGGCGTGGTGGGTCTGGCGGTGATGGGCCGCAATCTGGCGCTCAACATCGAGAGCCGCGGCCACGCGGTGTCGGTCTACAACCGTAGCCGCGCGAAAACCGACGAACTCATCGCCGAATTTCCGGACCGCAAACTGGTGCCGGCTTTCACGCTGGAAGAGTTCGTCGACTCGCTCGAAAAGCCGCGCCGCATTCTGATGATGGTCAAGGCCGGCGAGCCGACCGACGCAACCATTGCCTCGCTCAAGCCGCTGCTCGAAAAAGGCGACATCCTGATCGATGGCGGCAACACGCCTTTCACCGACACGATCCGCCGCAACCAGGAACTCGCGAAGGCGGGTCTGCATTTCATCGGCACCGGCGTGTCGGGCGGCGAGGAAGGCGCGCTGAAAGGCCCGTCGATCATGCCGGGCGGCCCGCGCGACGCGTACGACCTCGTCGCGCCGATCCTCACCGAGATCGCCGCGAAGGCGCCGGACGGCGAGCCCTGCGTGGCATACATGGGACCGGACGGCGCGGGCCACTTCGTGAAGATGGTGCACAACGGCATCGAGTACGGCGACATGCAGCTGATCGCCGAGAGTTATGCGGTGTTGAAGCAGGTCGTCGGCTTGTCGAACGAGGAACTCGGCAAGGTCTATACCGAGTGGAACCAGGGCGAGCTCGACAGCTATCTGATCGAAATCACCTCGAAGATCTTCAGCAAGAAGGACGACGAAACCGGCAAGGACCTCGTCGACGTGATCCTCGACCGTGCCGCGCAGAAGGGCACTGGCAAGTGGACCAGCCAGAACGCGCTCGACCTCGGCGCGCCGCTGCCGCTGATCACCGAGGCGGTGTTCGCGCGCGTGCTGTCGTCGCTGAAGACGCAGCGCGTGGCCGCGAGCAAGGTGCTCGAAGGGCCGCGGGCCAAGCCGCTCGAAGGCGCGAAAGAGGCGTTCATCGAATCGGTGCGCCGCGCGCTGTACTTCAGCAAGGTGATCTCGTACGCGCAGGGCTTCGCGCAGTTGCGCGCAGCGTCGGAAGAGTACAAGTGGGATCTCGACTACGGCACGATCGCGAAGATCTTCCGCGCGGGCTGCATCATCCGCGCGCGCTTCCTGCAGAAAATCACCGACGCCTACACGAAGGACAAGGCGCTCGCGAACCTGCTGCTCGATCCGTACTTCCGCGACATCGCGAAGAACTACCAGGCGGCGCTGCGCGAAGTCGTGGTGGCCGCGGTCAATGCGGGCGTGCCGGTACCGGCGTTCGCGTCGGCGATCGCGTATTTCGACGCTTACCGCTCGGAGCGTCTGCCCGCCAACCTCGTGCAGGCGCAGCGCGACTTCTTCGGCGCGCATACGTTCGAACGCATCGATAAGCCAGGCAGCTTCCACGCACAGTGGAGCTAA
- a CDS encoding peptidoglycan DD-metalloendopeptidase family protein, whose protein sequence is MTQQWQPTAIRLLIAAALGLAIAGCTTMPWESTPFYNNAPSSATSLATVPVPAGFYRVNPGDTLAGIASAYGRKPQEIAAWNGLPVNAAVAPGQVLRVSPPMPSGSVVTPPVAVAPGAPATPGATANVPPGAVPGTAAPAAGPQQGVLQWPLRGPILRAFTPGKSSGIVIGGQPGDPVKAAATGRVVYAGTGIEAYGPLIIIKHNDSLITAYGQNSQLLVKEGDAVAQGQTIGEVGVDSRGAASIQFEVRQNGQPVDPLQWLPKPGG, encoded by the coding sequence ATGACACAACAATGGCAACCGACGGCCATCCGCCTGCTGATCGCGGCGGCGCTCGGCCTGGCGATCGCCGGCTGCACGACGATGCCGTGGGAAAGCACGCCGTTCTACAACAACGCGCCGTCGAGCGCGACCAGTCTCGCGACCGTCCCGGTGCCCGCCGGCTTCTACCGCGTCAATCCGGGCGACACGCTGGCCGGCATCGCCTCGGCATATGGACGCAAGCCGCAGGAAATCGCGGCCTGGAACGGCTTGCCGGTCAACGCGGCGGTCGCCCCCGGCCAGGTGCTGCGCGTTTCTCCGCCGATGCCCTCGGGCAGCGTGGTCACGCCGCCGGTTGCGGTGGCGCCGGGTGCGCCGGCCACGCCGGGCGCGACGGCGAACGTACCGCCGGGCGCCGTTCCCGGTACGGCGGCCCCCGCGGCCGGGCCCCAGCAGGGCGTGCTGCAATGGCCGTTGCGCGGGCCGATCCTGCGCGCGTTCACGCCGGGCAAATCCAGTGGCATCGTGATCGGCGGGCAACCCGGCGATCCGGTCAAGGCCGCGGCGACCGGCCGCGTGGTGTACGCGGGCACCGGCATCGAAGCCTACGGCCCGCTCATCATCATCAAGCACAACGACTCGCTGATCACCGCGTACGGCCAGAACAGCCAATTGCTCGTCAAGGAAGGCGACGCGGTCGCGCAAGGGCAGACGATCGGCGAGGTCGGGGTCGATAGCCGCGGTGCCGCGTCGATCCAGTTCGAAGTGCGCCAGAACGGCCAGCCGGTCGATCCGCTGCAGTGGCTGCCCAAGCCGGGCGGCTGA